A genome region from Candidatus Nitrosocosmicus arcticus includes the following:
- a CDS encoding geranylgeranylglyceryl/heptaprenylglyceryl phosphate synthase: MRLSRVENYINDELKKHKKICFALLDSENFEDIAGVAKKVESLGASAILVGGSSAIDQLDLDKLVISIKSIVSIPVILFPGNVTGVSPNADAILFTSLLNSEDPYFISGAQALGALLVKKYNIEPLPTGYIIIGDNTTAWFIGRAKGIPFEKSNIAVMYSLAAQYLGMRFVYLEAGSGAKKNVSAEMISNVRKYYDGLLIVGGGIKNSLIAKELAEAGADILVVGTLLERDPDWEKKFNDIIMAIRS, encoded by the coding sequence ATTAGATTGAGTCGGGTAGAGAACTATATTAATGATGAATTGAAAAAGCATAAAAAAATATGTTTTGCTTTGTTAGATTCGGAGAATTTTGAAGACATTGCTGGTGTTGCGAAAAAAGTTGAATCACTTGGTGCCTCAGCTATATTAGTAGGGGGCTCTTCAGCCATAGACCAATTGGATTTAGACAAATTAGTAATATCGATAAAGTCTATAGTATCTATTCCTGTCATTTTATTTCCCGGAAACGTTACGGGTGTATCTCCAAATGCCGATGCGATTTTGTTTACCTCATTACTAAATTCTGAGGATCCATATTTTATTTCTGGAGCTCAAGCGTTAGGTGCATTGTTGGTAAAAAAGTATAATATAGAACCATTGCCAACAGGATACATAATAATTGGCGATAATACTACCGCGTGGTTTATTGGGAGAGCAAAGGGTATACCTTTTGAAAAATCTAATATCGCTGTTATGTATTCATTGGCCGCGCAGTATTTAGGTATGAGGTTTGTTTATCTGGAGGCTGGATCGGGTGCGAAAAAGAATGTATCTGCGGAAATGATTTCAAATGTTAGAAAATATTATGATGGCTTATTGATTGTTGGAGGAGGTATTAAGAATTCCTTAATAGCCAAAGAATTAGCGGAGGCCGGGGCAGATATCTTAGTTGTAGGAACATTATTAGAGCGGGATCCTGATTGGGAGAAAAAATTTAACGACATAATTATGGCAATTCGTTCCTAA
- a CDS encoding Cdc6/Cdc18 family protein codes for MMDSDYLDNIFDKAVIGASLIKNRKTLTIDYVPEKLPFRDEESKTIAQVLSVVLKNGRPSNLLVFGKPGTGKTAVVKNVITRLKKKSIEHGIEITVTIINAKTSNTSYKVLYDIAEDIGINRFDKKLRVHFTGLSMGEATDRILEYMKKNNLRVVLIIDEIDSLVDRNGDDVLYSFTRANERMLGDGFVSLIGISNSLTFKDKLDPRVRSSLSEEEIIFNPYTIIQLKEILNDRSKLAFNEGSIGQAAINLCAAVAGKENGDARKAIDLLRVAAEIAERERADMVTENHIREAQEKIEKDTNYEVIKNSTTHTKLIVLSIMKSQTGMTGDVYDIYVSLCKQIEHDSLTQRRVTQIISELDQLGLITSNVVSHGRYGRSQIIKIAVSSDTISKALKDDNFLSMLL; via the coding sequence ATGATGGATTCGGATTATTTAGATAATATATTTGATAAGGCTGTTATTGGAGCCAGTTTAATTAAAAACAGAAAAACATTAACAATCGATTACGTTCCTGAAAAATTACCATTTAGAGACGAAGAGTCCAAAACAATCGCACAAGTACTATCAGTAGTATTAAAAAATGGCAGACCTTCTAATCTCTTAGTTTTTGGAAAACCTGGAACAGGGAAAACGGCCGTTGTAAAAAATGTAATTACTAGACTAAAAAAAAAATCAATAGAGCATGGAATAGAGATTACCGTTACTATCATTAACGCAAAGACTTCAAATACTTCATACAAGGTATTGTATGATATTGCAGAGGATATAGGGATTAATCGCTTCGACAAGAAATTAAGAGTCCATTTTACTGGTTTATCTATGGGCGAAGCCACTGATAGGATTCTTGAATATATGAAAAAGAATAATCTTCGTGTAGTATTAATTATAGATGAGATAGATTCTTTGGTTGATAGGAATGGGGATGATGTTTTATATAGCTTTACTAGAGCAAATGAACGTATGTTGGGAGACGGGTTTGTATCCTTGATAGGAATATCCAATAGTCTTACATTTAAAGATAAACTAGACCCAAGAGTTAGAAGCAGTTTAAGTGAGGAAGAAATAATATTTAATCCATACACAATAATTCAATTAAAAGAAATTCTAAATGACCGATCAAAACTTGCATTTAATGAGGGATCTATTGGTCAGGCTGCGATTAATTTATGTGCAGCAGTGGCAGGGAAGGAAAATGGGGATGCGAGAAAGGCAATTGATCTATTAAGAGTAGCGGCTGAAATAGCAGAAAGAGAAAGGGCAGATATGGTTACTGAAAATCATATACGAGAAGCACAAGAAAAGATTGAAAAAGACACTAATTATGAGGTCATTAAAAATTCCACAACACATACAAAATTGATTGTTCTGTCTATCATGAAATCTCAAACTGGTATGACTGGAGATGTTTATGATATTTATGTTTCATTGTGCAAACAGATAGAACATGATTCTCTGACCCAAAGAAGAGTCACTCAAATAATTAGTGAATTAGATCAACTAGGATTAATCACTTCAAACGTCGTTAGCCATGGTAGGTATGGCCGTTCTCAAATAATAAAAATAGCTGTTTCTTCTGATACTATATCCAAAGCTCTAAAGGATGATAATTTTCTATCCATGTTGTTGTGA
- a CDS encoding winged helix-turn-helix domain-containing protein → MKYRSRTEITVLILEAGNGGATKTKIMYKSFLSYAQLKEYFTMLIENALLEYEDGTQKYRTTEKGLRLLKIYNQIEELIPSTIK, encoded by the coding sequence ATGAAATATAGAAGTAGAACAGAAATAACTGTCTTAATACTAGAAGCAGGAAACGGTGGGGCTACAAAGACAAAAATCATGTACAAATCATTCCTTTCATACGCACAGTTAAAAGAATACTTTACAATGTTAATTGAGAATGCTTTGTTAGAATACGAAGATGGAACTCAAAAGTATAGAACAACAGAAAAAGGCTTACGGCTATTAAAGATATATAATCAGATAGAAGAATTAATCCCAAGCACAATAAAATAA
- a CDS encoding winged helix-turn-helix domain-containing protein gives MKYRSRTEITVLILEAGNGGATKTKIMYKSFLSYAQLKEYFTMLIENALLEYEDGTQKYRTTEKGLRLLKIYNQIEELIPSTINTSNKDTF, from the coding sequence ATGAAATATAGAAGTAGAACAGAAATAACTGTCTTAATACTAGAAGCAGGAAACGGTGGGGCTACAAAGACAAAAATCATGTACAAATCATTCCTTTCATACGCACAGTTAAAAGAATACTTTACAATGTTAATTGAGAATGCTTTGTTAGAATACGAAGATGGAACTCAAAAGTATAGAACAACAGAAAAAGGCTTACGGCTATTAAAGATATATAATCAGATAGAAGAATTAATCCCAAGCACAATAAATACCTCTAATAAAGACACATTTTAG
- a CDS encoding universal stress protein has product MNSRILTPVDGSENSMRSLDHASFLSSKLDSKLTILYVLEIPPFVYIQSQKLVNSIMSELEKEAKTILENAVNSTKKYDLEPETIFLEGQNVGSIIIDYIEKNNFDYVTIGSRGRGKFKHAILGSVSHRVLHHSKIPVLVVK; this is encoded by the coding sequence ATGAATTCCAGAATACTTACTCCAGTGGATGGTTCTGAAAATTCTATGAGATCCTTAGATCATGCTTCATTCTTGAGTTCTAAATTAGACTCAAAATTAACAATCCTGTATGTACTTGAAATCCCTCCTTTCGTTTATATTCAATCACAAAAACTAGTAAACTCTATAATGTCGGAGCTAGAAAAAGAAGCAAAAACTATCCTTGAAAATGCTGTCAATAGCACAAAAAAATATGATTTAGAACCAGAAACCATATTTTTGGAAGGACAAAACGTTGGGTCTATAATAATTGATTATATCGAGAAAAACAATTTTGATTATGTTACTATAGGAAGTCGAGGTAGAGGAAAATTTAAACACGCTATACTGGGCAGTGTTTCTCACAGAGTATTACATCATAGTAAAATTCCGGTACTAGTGGTTAAATAG
- a CDS encoding winged helix-turn-helix domain-containing protein has translation MKYRSRTEIVAMILDAANGGATKTKIMYKSFLSYAQLKEYFTMLIENGSLEYEDGLLNIYRTTEKGLRLLKIYNQIEEIIPQVHAN, from the coding sequence ATGAAATATAGAAGTAGAACAGAAATAGTGGCCATGATCCTGGATGCAGCCAACGGTGGGGCTACAAAGACAAAAATCATGTACAAATCATTCCTTTCATACGCACAGTTAAAAGAATACTTTACAATGTTAATTGAGAACGGTTCGTTAGAATACGAAGATGGATTGTTAAATATCTATAGAACAACAGAAAAAGGCTTACGGCTATTAAAGATATATAATCAGATAGAAGAAATAATACCTCAAGTTCATGCAAATTAG
- a CDS encoding P-II family nitrogen regulator has product MKKIEIIIPDRELQTVGAVLKDNNIGGMSYYRVEGKGKAKPEPVSIGRGTMQYTPEFIPRTKVEIVVRDDGVDKLINNLLETLSDKIGGKIFISDVQEAISIRTKARGESAI; this is encoded by the coding sequence GTGAAAAAGATTGAAATAATAATTCCAGACAGAGAACTACAAACTGTTGGTGCCGTTTTAAAGGATAATAACATCGGAGGAATGAGCTACTATCGAGTGGAAGGAAAGGGAAAAGCTAAACCCGAGCCTGTTTCAATTGGGAGAGGTACTATGCAATACACTCCGGAATTTATTCCTAGAACAAAAGTTGAAATAGTTGTAAGAGATGATGGAGTAGATAAACTAATCAATAACTTATTGGAAACACTTAGTGATAAAATAGGAGGTAAAATTTTCATATCAGATGTCCAGGAGGCAATAAGTATAAGGACAAAGGCTAGGGGCGAATCTGCCATTTAA
- a CDS encoding phosphate uptake regulator PhoU, protein MNKLNSDIRKIQFTGRSTYILSLPKKWIEEMNLKAGDHVSISRSSNNSLCITPEQDKRLQDSTNEVTTQVLIDEGPNTLKRKIVSMYLSGYNLINLKAKSARIQPIQREAVREVVRRSLIGTEIIADSSDIITIQVLLTLPELSVNTAVRRMFLIASSMHRDALVALKEKNYDIAMGVIRSDDEVDRFSLYILRNLVMATNNERVLQEIGLKNASDCLSYRVTVKSIERVADHASRIASKSMEIQSIIPPFITEKLEKLSNSALEVLTSAVEAFLRRDYNLADKIADKSDNVLIMEREIMLFLDSLENKDIDSHNINAGVKLILEDIRRTVEHASDIAESAMNQTVGEIIKVEKKVEN, encoded by the coding sequence TTGAATAAATTGAATTCTGACATTAGAAAAATTCAATTTACAGGTAGATCCACATACATTTTGTCATTACCCAAAAAATGGATTGAAGAAATGAATCTTAAAGCAGGTGACCATGTTTCTATCTCGAGAAGTTCAAACAATTCGCTATGTATTACCCCAGAACAAGACAAGAGATTACAAGACTCGACAAACGAAGTAACTACTCAGGTGTTGATTGATGAAGGCCCCAACACCCTAAAGAGAAAGATTGTTTCCATGTATTTGTCAGGATATAACCTGATAAATCTAAAAGCGAAATCTGCAAGAATTCAACCGATACAAAGGGAGGCGGTTAGAGAAGTGGTAAGAAGAAGTTTGATAGGAACAGAAATTATTGCTGATTCCTCCGATATAATTACCATCCAGGTATTACTAACACTGCCGGAATTATCAGTTAACACGGCTGTACGGAGGATGTTTTTGATTGCCTCATCAATGCATAGAGATGCATTGGTGGCATTAAAGGAAAAAAATTATGATATAGCAATGGGAGTAATCAGATCGGATGATGAAGTGGACAGATTTAGTCTCTACATATTAAGAAATTTAGTCATGGCTACTAATAATGAAAGAGTATTACAGGAAATAGGGTTAAAAAATGCCTCTGATTGCCTTAGCTATAGAGTTACTGTAAAAAGTATCGAAAGAGTTGCCGACCATGCATCGAGAATTGCTTCAAAATCCATGGAAATTCAAAGTATAATCCCTCCTTTTATAACTGAAAAATTAGAGAAATTGAGTAATTCTGCTTTGGAAGTTTTGACATCTGCAGTTGAGGCTTTCTTAAGAAGAGACTATAATTTGGCTGATAAAATTGCAGATAAATCAGATAACGTTCTTATTATGGAAAGAGAGATCATGTTGTTCTTAGATTCATTAGAAAATAAGGATATCGATAGTCACAATATCAATGCAGGAGTAAAATTAATACTTGAAGATATACGCAGAACTGTAGAACATGCAAGTGATATCGCAGAATCAGCTATGAATCAAACTGTAGGGGAGATAATTAAAGTAGAGAAAAAGGTAGAGAATTGA
- a CDS encoding MraY family glycosyltransferase gives MFLPNFEELVIGTVIASIIAFLINLILMPSFIRFLKLKGMVVNDNHKPNKPKVPRPAGPILLLSIVIGELILFFITGNLEIISILLTTSIAFIIGIIDDFRIMPGWFKPGALILASIPLIIFHIYDNELNVIFGSVFIPILYIPLILISIPLAGNTVNSIDVFNGVATGFMIITMFPIIISTFLFGDLEILMIELPFLAALLGFYMFHKYPSKIFPGDSGTLLMGAMYGALAIASKSEIIAIIALLPAIMNSFLFLSSVRKIVEHRELKSRPTILNEDYTLQASKDKNAPITLVRLILLDGKLSEREIVMKIYKLAAFSSSLGLITILLQFIISNG, from the coding sequence TTGTTTTTGCCTAATTTTGAAGAATTAGTGATAGGCACTGTTATTGCATCTATTATCGCTTTTCTAATAAATCTAATATTAATGCCAAGTTTTATTAGATTTCTAAAACTCAAAGGAATGGTTGTAAATGATAATCACAAACCAAATAAACCAAAGGTTCCTAGACCTGCGGGACCGATATTATTATTAAGCATTGTCATAGGGGAACTAATTTTATTTTTTATTACCGGGAATCTCGAGATAATAAGCATTTTACTTACTACGAGTATTGCCTTCATAATAGGAATTATTGACGATTTTAGAATAATGCCAGGATGGTTTAAACCAGGGGCATTGATTTTAGCCTCAATACCTCTAATTATTTTTCACATATATGACAACGAATTAAACGTGATTTTTGGGAGTGTGTTTATCCCAATATTATATATCCCGTTAATATTAATATCAATACCACTAGCAGGAAATACTGTAAACTCAATAGATGTATTCAACGGAGTAGCGACAGGATTCATGATTATAACGATGTTTCCAATAATAATTAGTACTTTTTTGTTTGGGGATCTGGAAATTCTTATGATCGAGCTACCATTTTTAGCGGCTTTATTAGGATTTTATATGTTTCATAAATATCCCAGTAAAATATTTCCAGGAGATTCAGGTACGCTATTGATGGGAGCAATGTATGGAGCATTAGCAATTGCATCTAAATCAGAAATAATTGCAATCATAGCATTATTACCAGCAATAATGAACTCATTTTTGTTCTTGAGTAGTGTAAGAAAGATTGTTGAACACAGAGAATTGAAATCTAGGCCAACTATACTAAATGAAGATTATACACTACAAGCTTCAAAAGATAAGAACGCACCAATTACCCTAGTTAGATTAATTTTATTAGATGGAAAACTTTCGGAAAGAGAAATAGTAATGAAAATTTATAAATTGGCTGCCTTTTCGTCATCACTTGGACTAATAACAATATTATTGCAATTTATTATATCCAATGGATAG
- a CDS encoding LSM domain-containing protein, producing the protein MSSSNNQSNILQGSVNKEVILKLKGKRTIKGKLKSFDQYMNLTLENATEVLEGDKVQQMGEIFIKGENIVIIATD; encoded by the coding sequence TTGTCATCATCGAACAATCAATCTAACATCTTACAAGGAAGTGTAAATAAAGAAGTCATTCTAAAACTAAAAGGAAAGAGAACTATCAAGGGAAAGCTGAAAAGTTTTGATCAATACATGAACCTAACACTAGAAAATGCAACTGAAGTTTTGGAAGGAGATAAGGTTCAACAAATGGGAGAAATATTCATCAAAGGCGAAAACATTGTTATCATAGCAACAGATTAA
- a CDS encoding CopG family ribbon-helix-helix protein, which translates to MPIISISLNENIIQELDKLQKFLGFSGRSEIVRASVRNLLLEEKRIDELSGVLHSVLLVIHDEKSDQEISEIRHGFDKIINTHIHNKIDKDRCLEIFVLYGDAREIKNITKKFQGNRKMDQVRLVVT; encoded by the coding sequence TTGCCGATCATAAGCATTTCACTGAATGAAAACATAATCCAAGAGCTAGATAAATTACAAAAGTTTTTGGGTTTTTCAGGCAGATCAGAAATTGTAAGAGCTAGTGTCAGAAACTTACTTTTAGAAGAGAAAAGAATAGATGAATTGTCAGGAGTTCTACATTCAGTTCTTTTAGTAATACATGATGAAAAATCTGATCAAGAAATTAGTGAAATTCGACATGGATTTGATAAAATAATTAATACCCACATTCACAATAAGATAGACAAAGACAGATGCCTTGAAATTTTTGTGCTTTATGGTGATGCAAGAGAGATTAAAAATATTACCAAGAAATTTCAAGGGAACAGAAAAATGGATCAAGTTAGGTTAGTGGTAACATAG
- a CDS encoding metal ABC transporter permease codes for MIEILQYEFMQRALISGIAISISCSLIGLFLILKRFSLFGDAMSHVAFGGIALGLFLKSNPIWVSLIVSIIGGLSIIKLNSSKRIYSDSSISVLLSLGLAMGLVLISLSGGFSIDITSYLFGSILLVNIEETLTTIILSVIVIAFVILFYKKLVYLVFNEEQALVNGINTVVLNILFITLATIAIVMSIRLIGVLMVSSLLIIPNVSSLLLGYGFKKTILFSICFSLTSVILGIILAYEWNITPSGMIVITAAGIFFGVNVFKLFSSKIKNKTKTKIRS; via the coding sequence ATGATTGAAATTCTCCAGTATGAGTTCATGCAGCGTGCCCTTATTTCTGGAATAGCAATTTCTATAAGTTGTTCGCTGATTGGATTGTTTCTTATATTAAAAAGATTTTCTTTATTTGGTGATGCTATGTCGCATGTAGCTTTTGGAGGGATTGCATTAGGATTGTTTCTGAAATCTAATCCTATTTGGGTATCATTAATTGTTTCAATAATTGGAGGATTATCAATTATAAAATTGAATTCAAGCAAAAGAATCTACTCAGATTCGTCTATCTCTGTTCTATTATCTCTAGGGCTAGCGATGGGATTGGTATTAATCAGCTTATCAGGAGGATTTTCTATAGATATAACAAGTTATCTTTTTGGAAGCATATTATTAGTTAATATCGAAGAAACATTGACTACCATAATTCTAAGCGTTATAGTTATTGCATTTGTTATCTTATTTTATAAAAAATTAGTATATCTTGTATTTAATGAGGAACAAGCATTAGTAAATGGCATCAATACAGTTGTATTAAACATTTTATTCATTACTTTGGCAACCATTGCAATTGTAATGTCCATTAGATTGATAGGAGTATTAATGGTTTCATCTCTCTTAATAATTCCTAATGTTTCTTCGTTACTACTAGGATATGGATTCAAGAAAACCATCCTATTCTCAATTTGTTTTTCTTTGACATCGGTAATTTTGGGAATAATATTAGCATATGAATGGAATATTACACCTAGTGGAATGATAGTAATAACAGCCGCTGGAATATTCTTTGGAGTAAATGTATTCAAGTTATTTTCCTCAAAAATAAAAAACAAGACTAAAACAAAAATAAGATCTTGA
- a CDS encoding metal ABC transporter solute-binding protein, Zn/Mn family: protein MRDKEKAWISFCFIVLTITLISSFIPKSIATTNLSQNSNNSNNSINETEDQGPISSNNTNLKIFASFYPIYDFIKKIGKDRADVSTVVPAGIEPHDFEPTAKQIIELQKADVIFINGAGFESWINKIGNATVVDLSKDLPIENLGSTPDPHIWLDPILVKTYSKTIFDKLISLDPQNTDYYTNNFNEFNNKLELLNSDISMNLTNCDLNDFIAFHDAFGYFAKRYGLTQHSISGVSPEADINPQRIADAIKLAEQIGVNIIFSEDNIEPRLSNTIANEIGGKVMILSPIEMITQEEQTLNKDYFSKIYDNLDNLKVALRCEN, encoded by the coding sequence GTGCGAGATAAAGAAAAGGCTTGGATCTCTTTTTGCTTTATTGTTTTAACTATAACTTTAATTTCTTCATTTATTCCAAAGTCTATTGCTACCACTAATTTATCACAAAATAGTAACAATAGTAATAATAGTATTAATGAAACAGAGGATCAAGGACCAATTTCATCAAATAATACAAATCTAAAAATTTTCGCATCCTTTTATCCGATTTATGATTTTATAAAGAAGATAGGCAAAGACAGAGCGGATGTTTCAACTGTAGTACCTGCCGGTATAGAACCTCATGATTTTGAACCTACAGCAAAGCAAATTATAGAGTTGCAGAAGGCTGATGTAATTTTTATTAATGGAGCCGGATTTGAATCCTGGATTAATAAAATAGGAAATGCAACCGTAGTTGACTTGAGCAAAGATCTCCCGATTGAAAATTTAGGATCTACTCCAGATCCTCATATTTGGCTCGACCCAATTTTGGTTAAAACATATTCAAAAACCATATTTGACAAATTAATATCTTTAGATCCTCAAAATACAGATTATTATACAAACAATTTTAATGAATTTAATAACAAACTAGAACTATTAAATTCTGATATTAGTATGAACTTGACTAATTGTGATCTGAATGACTTTATCGCATTTCATGACGCCTTTGGCTATTTTGCAAAAAGATATGGATTAACTCAGCATTCAATTAGTGGAGTGTCACCTGAAGCAGACATTAACCCTCAAAGAATTGCAGATGCAATAAAATTAGCTGAACAGATAGGTGTAAACATTATTTTTTCAGAAGACAATATTGAACCTAGACTTTCAAACACAATAGCAAATGAAATAGGAGGGAAAGTAATGATATTGAGTCCGATTGAAATGATTACACAGGAAGAACAAACTTTAAATAAAGATTATTTCTCAAAAATATATGATAATTTGGATAATTTGAAAGTAGCGCTCAGGTGTGAAAATTAA